The sequence TAAAGCCGCCGTTCAATATATCCTAGGCCATTTATGACCATTGCTTTAACAATATCGCCATGTGTCAAGTGATGTGGACCTGTTTTTGGAATGAAATTATCAATTATCTGACCAATATTCAGTTCATCATAACTACCAGCAACAAGTCCAAGATGACCGATTGTCCGATCTGAATCTGATACGAAGATATCATCGAAATCCATCGTTTATCCATAGAGATCGATCAGGAAGTATTTATAGTTAAGCTTTTATGATTAATTGAATTTTATAAAAGGATATGCGGAATGTGGGAATATTATTAAAATTTTTATTTGGCATACCTTTTGTCATAGTTGAACATTCAGCTACTAGATTAAATCCTCCGAGTGGAGTAAAAGAAACAATAAAAACTCGCCTGACATTAAAATTTGCAGGAATTGTCTTACCTGTTTCAACAATTCTTAAGAATGCATTAGAATCAGTTCAATCAGCGAATTATCAAATAATTGGTAATGTTGTAGATACTACTTTCTTTGTACCAAAAAAAGATGAAAAACATAACCTTAAAAAACGAATTTTACATGTTTCTCTTCTTAATGACCGATATAAAAATGTCAGCGGTATAATTCGAGCGGTTGGATATTTAAGAAAAATTCGATCAGATTTCGAATTACATATTGTTGGAGACGGATTAGATAAAGAACCATTAATGGAGTTAGCACATCATATTCAAGGCCAGGATGAATATATTTTTTCCATGGTCTTTTATTGAATGATTTATTACTGTCAGAATTCCAAAAAGCAGATCTATTTGTCTTAAATAGCAATTTAGAGACATTTGGTTGTGTTGTTATCGAAGCAATATCGTGTGGTTGTCCTGTAATTTCCACTCGCTGTGGTGGTCCTGAAGACATTATTACAGAAGAAAATGGGATTTTAGTAGATGTTGGGAATGATGATCAATTATGTAATGCGATGAATTATTGTTTAGACAATCTGTCTTCCTACGAACCACAGAAAATGCATGAATATGTAAATAAAAAGTATGGGTTTGATAGTATAGGGGTGCAATTTCGAGATGTATATAATGAAGCTTTACAGACAAAAACCTGATCTTTTATTTTCATCCACATTGTCATAATAAGCTCTCTTTTTGGTATTTAACAAAAAAATGTATAATTATCGAATAATCTCTTTATAATCAGTGGACGGTTAAGCCTGGAGGAAAGAAGAATAGATAGATATTGTTTATTCCTTCTATTCATATTTTGATTAAATCGATATCTTGCCGAAATGTTTTTTCAGATATTATAATTATTGACTTATCAGTGATTATAAAGGGTTAAACATTAAATGATATTATGATAGAAAATTTTCAATTAATAAAATTCTGATTTTTCAGAAAAAATCTCACGTGAGTGCATAATAGAATTTATCTGATGATCAATATTTTAAGAATTGCATAAATTTGAAAATCTTAAGAAAACAAATAACTTGGTGAAAAACTTGGATCCTCTAGTCTCTATGGTTATGCCTGTATATAATGGAGAAAAATTTGTAGTGGAAACAATAAATAGTATTTTAAATCAAAGTTATTCAAATTTTGAGTTTATTATTGTTGACGATGGGTCAACTGACTCAACCTATGCTCTTATTTCATCTATTTCTGATTCACGAATAAAGATTATTAAAAATGAAGAAAATAAAGGCATTGCATATTCTTTCAATGTAGGTATAGCAAATTCAAAAGGAAAATATATCGCTCATATTGGAGCAGATGATCTTGCTCATAATGATCGATTTAAATACCAAGTTGACTTTTTAGAGAACAACCCAATGGTCGGGATATGTGGGACCCAGGCGACTTTTTTTGGAATAAAAAAAGGAGTTTCGAATATGCCATTAACTCATGATGAAATAGCTTCTTCAATAATTTTTCGATCCCCAATGATCCATGCAACAATAATGGGTAGATCTGAAATATTTCGAGAAAACCAATACTTTTCAACACCCACAGGCGAAGACTGGAATTTATGGTACCGCTTAATTCCCAAAACAAAATTTGCAAATCTTAAGCAAAATCTTGGATCAATCAGGTACCATTACGAATCCACGACACAAAAAAATTTGTCAAAAGGTCTGATTGTTGAAAGAGAATGGAGAAAAAAAATGTTATCTGATTTAGGAATTAAATTAAAAAACAATCATGAAACGATTTTTATTGAATGCTTTTCTAAATGTAATTTTCATAGATATTACATCTTCCCCTTCTTTTCATTAACATATATAGCCATAATTTTAATACAAGGTAATTTCATGAAAAAAATATATCCAAAAAGGGGATTTGCAATTACGATGATGAAAAGACTTGGACGTTGCTTAATAGAATGGGTCAGATATATTGGAGGATTTTTTAAAAAAGGATTATCCCATGTTGATAGCGTTTGATTCCCTCAAACAGATAAAAATCTGTAAAAATCCATCTTAATTTGAGGGATAATCAGAATTAAAATATTCATTTTTTTCAGATAGTTGAATACTTCGATACATTTTCCAATATTTTCCTTCTATTTCCAACAATTCATCATGGCTTCCTTCTTCTACTATCTTCCCCTTCTCAATTACAATAATTTTATCGGCGTTTCTTATTGTTGTCAATCGATGAGCAATCACAAGAGTCGTACACTCTTTCGAAACCTGATCAATTGCTTCCTGAACTGCTGCTTCAGAAATATTATCCAGTGCACTTGTTGCCTCATCAAGAATTAACAAATCTGGTCTTCTGATCATAGCCCGGGCTATTACTATCCGCTGTTTCTCCCCACCAGATAAGGTAACTCCCTGGTCCCCAACAATTGTATCGAATCCATCCGGAAAATTCATAATAAATTCATGAGCATGAGCAAGTTTTGAGGCTTCAATTAATTCCGTTTCAGAATAATCATGCCCAAAAAAAATATTCTCTCGAATTGTAGCATTAAATATAAAAGGATCCTGACTTACATATCCAATAATGTCCCGGTAAGAATTGATGTCATACTCTTTTAGATCTCTCCCGTTTAATATGATTTTTCCAGATGAGGGATCGTAGAGCCTCAACATCAGGTTAACGATTGTTGATTTTCCTGATCCTGAAGAACCCACAAGAGCTGTCATTTCTCCTCTTCGTATTTGGATAGATACATCTGTGAGAATTTTTGCATGACCATAGGAGAAATTTACATTTTCAAAAACAATATCTGATTCTATTTCGTTACATGTGATACTTCCATTTAATATTTTTTGATATCTTTCTTCTTGAAGGGTACCATACACTTTCATTAGGTGGGGGAGATAGTTTTTCAGCTCAAGTTTATACGTCCCCATATTCATCGCTTTTGGAAGAATTTTCATCATTCCTGCGGCAAAAGTTCCAAGGACCGGAATAACTAATATAAAATTGTCTGCATAAAACATGTACAGCAATAATACAATTACGCCAATTGTTATGTAGAAAAGAGAGTTGATAGCAATAATCGGGATCCTCTGAATAAACATGAATTCTGCAAAACGATCCCAATATACTTTCAAAGCATGAATATATTGTTCCTTCCAGTGTTCTGATGCATGAGTTGCCTTTATTGGTTTAATACCCGAAATATATTCATTGATTACTTTATTTTCGGATTGACCAGATGCAATCTGAAGATTTCCTAACTTTTCTGAAATATTCTTCCCGATAGAATTGATAATCAGATAAAAAATACCACCCCCAATTATCACAAGTAAAAGACCTCCGGGAGAAATAACAAAAAGCATTACGATTACAATGAAAGATGTCATTAAATCTGCACAGAGAGAAAGTAATCGATCGTATGAGTTTTGAACATAAAGGGGACTCTGGTTAAACAGGTTTATCAAATCACCCTGTTTCGAATCAACAAAAAATTTATAATCATTTGATTCTATTTTTGAAAAAATCGCCGTTTTCGTTTTAATAATAATTTCTCGTTGGAATATGAATGCTATTTTCCAATATCCAAGTTGAAGGCATAGAGAAGTAGCCGTTAATATGACAAATAGTAATCCAATATGGACGAAAGTTGATCCAATGGGAATGAGAGAACTCACACTCTCAATAATGCTATATAATGGTATTTTATCGGCCTGGATATTAAATCCTTCAGAAATCATCGGATAAAAGAGTGCAATACTTGCTGCATCTATTATTCCAATTATTACTGCAATTGTAAATAGAAAAATAAGATAATATTCATATCCCTGGACAAAAAAATGCAATTGGTGAATATATTCTTTTAATGTAACCATTGCTAAGAGTACCTATTATTTGTTAAGCAAAGTAAGTTGTGGAGAGATGATTTATTTTCTGTTTATTAATTGGTATCATCTCCCTGTCATCATTGAATTAATTAATATATTTTAACTTTGGGTACACTTATTGTCAGGTATTCGTCACGATATAAAACACTCGAAATCTCCGATATTTCTTATTTTAAGGCTGATTTGTACATTTGGATATATGGGAAATCTCTCTCCTATAAATCTAATTGCATAATTCTTATTTTTACCTAAAACTCATTTTAACCTCACTTCTCAAGGCCTGCTATTCTCACGATAATAGATCCATATAATATCATGGCCTGAAAAAGATAGTGGCATAGAACCCCTTTATAAAAACATGAATCAAACTCCTTTTTAAATTGCATACTGTCTCTCTTTTTAACAAAAAGTTTCAAAATGTCTTTTATTTTGAAAATAAATGTAAAATTTGGCCCGAAAAATATGGATTATATTACAATCTCTAACTCAACCCTTGAAGGGAATAATAATATGTGACTACAATTAAGTCATTTTGGAAGAAAAACGGTATCCTTCTTTAAAAAATAATCAAATATTATATCACGGCGCTAAATACCTTCTAATTGGTGTATAATTTTCTTGAAGTAAGTAGTAGTCACTGGATTCCAAACATGGTAGAAAGTATTACTGACCCTCTTTTGGATTAGAGGGAGTTATAAATTTTTATTTTCAGTTGAAAAGAAGGCCAATAATAAAATTTCTAGAGAGGCAATTATTTCCATCCAACTCTCATATGAAAGCCTGAACAGTGACCATTTCTTCACTACATTTTTGATTACCGGGCGTATATGAAACAAAATGGGTTCTCTCATGGCTCTTGAAGCGTCCCTAGATAAACCGGCAGATTTATATGGTGATATTCTATGTCCTTTTCAGGAGTATACCAATGAAGTTGAAAATCTTTCTGGTCGTGGTGCTTGGTATGATCATGATAATGGCAGGAGTGTCTGCCATGAATGAGATGAATGAATCAGAATCCGTTACCGGTTCTGAAGAAAACGCTTATCAGAATATATCTCTTTTCACAGAAGAAGCAAAAGATGCATTCAGTCCGATTGATGATAAAATCATGATGGTGGCAGAGGGAGCATATGATTACTTAGTTTCAGGAGACGGTGAGAGCAAACAGGTATTCTTTGATACGTATGCATCGCTTGAAGGGGACATGGCAGCATTTGAAGAGAAAGCCGATCTGAAATCTGAAGGCGCTGGTGAGTTCAAGGCTAGCTATGATGAATTAACCGGGGCGGTCATTACCATGGAAACGCTCGCGGAGAAGGTGTTTGACTCATATGAGATGAATGAGACGATCGATTCCAGAGATTTCGATGCTTTTGAGGCCGAAGTGGAACGGGCAATGACAGCTCAGGAGGCAGCATGGGATCTTGGATTCGACTCTGGGACGGGACTGATGAAACCAGGAACATACAGGGTTTTCCTTGCCGAATCACTCCATAAAGCAATCAAGGAATCCTATGCGTACCTGGTTTTGGGATCTGTGTCCGAGAAGGAAGAAGTTTTTGCTGCTTTTTCTGACTTTAATGAGACTGTTGCTGCAGCAGAAGAGCAGTACCCGGATGAATCCTTTGATGATCTAAAGAAGATCAAATCAGATCTCATGCAAAGTGTAGAGAGGATCTTTGCCACCTATGAGGTAAAGGGTGTAGTCGATGTTGATGAATTTGCAGATCTTAAGAGCCTTGTTGAATCATTCTATAGAATTACCTAATCGTGCAAACAACCAGAGAAGCAGGTTCCGGAAAAATTGAGGGGTATATGGTGCTCTTTCTTAATCATCCGGCGACTGCAATTCTTTAATTGATTCTTTTTTACATGGATCCGGGTCAGAAAGAATCTGTGGGTAATGCGTAGTTGCCGGAATTTTCAATGAAATTAACGGATTATATTTTGTTGATACCGTACATAACCGAGGATTTCCTCTGAATGATGACCCGGACTAGGTCTGCTCCAACTTCGATCATCAACGATTGTTCTATTCCGACGACTGCCTGAAAAGAGGCTTATTTATACCTTTATCAGGAAGATCTCTCTAGGTTTTTATTTTTTTACCGGATTTATCTGGTAGATGGTATTTGTGGGATCCTCAATTATCAAACAGTTTTGAATGGAGAATTTTTCTTATCTGATGATTTTTAATCTCTTCTTTTTATCGGGGCTTGTTCTCAACTCTTAAATACTTTCTTTGTGGGGTGTTTCTCGTTATTTCAAATCATGCCATCCGTAGATTTTTCATAATCATGTGCTATCTTCAGTTGACATTTCAATTATCATCTCCCCCTTCCCTTTGTTTGCAACATCCCCGTGGTATATCATCATACCCTCCTTCTCCTCTATCTTCTCAAATGATGGGAGCATATTATATACCCTTCCCCGGATTACTAACGTCCCTTTTGCCATATTCGCTCCGGGAATCCAGACATCTCCATCAATTATTAACGAGCCTCCCCGCATTTCGGCCCCGGCAAACATTCCTGCATTTCCATGCACATGAATCTCTCCTCCGGTCAGGTATTCTCCAAGATAGTCTCCAGCGTTTCCAAACACTTCTATCTTACCACCTCGCATACCTCTTTTTTCACCACGGTACCCGGATCCACAATAATCGCCGGCATTCCCATGACATACTATTGATCCGGCCCGCATCTCACGGCCAAGCCAGCCATCAGCATTCCCGTGAATCGCAATATTTCCACCTCGCATGAAATTACCGCAATGCATTCCGATATCACCTTCGATGGTGATCGTTCCGGAGGACATATACTCACCAACCCTTTTAACCCGGCTTGTATCTCCCCTTAAGACTACAACGATATTCTCCGGGGAGTTGACGTTCCCTTCCTTTCTGACAGTAAAAATATCTTCAAGACGGCGTTTTTTGTTACCTTCCCATACAAAAAGCTCCCGATTACCAATAAAATTCATTGGAATGATCATTTCAGCCTCTATGGGTATGAATGGCTTTGCCCTTGATTTCATGGTAAGGGTGACCTGCATCATTTGTCAACACCCGTCTTTATCGCGACACCCCGTTTGACATATTCATCCTGCACTAAGTAATTCTCAAGATCCACCGAGTAAAACCGTGAAAATTTTTCAACAAACCGGGGACTTTTCATGATATCCATGTCGTCAGGCAAATCAGAATGTACCCAGAATGTTCGATTTGCAACACCCCGAATAACCTCTCCATCCTTACTTACTACAATCCCGTCTTTTAATGTATACAAAGTCTGCTGAAATGCTCCAATAACCTCTTCATATTGTAGGGAAGGATCTGTTTGATCTGGTTTTAATGGATAAATTGCAATATCTGCAAGAGATCCTTCTCTGAAGTGCCCCTTTCCCTGCTCGATAAGACCAAGAGCTTTTGCCTGTCCTGAACGAGTCATTACCGCGATATCTTCATAGCTCAGCTCGCGATCGATGGTTCCGAGTGATGTTCGTTCAGTTGTCAGTTTATGAACCTGTCCAAGTTCTTTTTCCCGATATTTATTGGACATCAAAAGGCCAATTATCTCCGGATATTTAACAAATGGGGCCCCATTTGGATTATCTGTCGTGAGCATACACTGCCAGGGGTTTTTGATAAGAAGGGCAAGTTCAAGACCAATTGCCCACATGATACTGTTCACTAAACTCTTTCGGCTATAATAAACGGGAATAACTCCTGACCCGGTCTCAAGCTCAACATCATGATTGCTCCATTTGTTACGATGGAGGGTATAGAGCCGGAATTCCATCGGACCGTCGGCTGTCATCGTCATCGTGCGGCCAAACATGACCTGGCCCATATCAATAACAACCTGTGGTTTGATATTTACTGATCCAGCGATCTTTTCAGCTTCAGAACGAATGTCTCCCCAAGTATTCCCCCCATAGGAATGGAACTGAACATGGGTGAGATACAATGTCTGTCGGTCCGAATTCAGGTCAGATGGAATGTCAAGGGTCTGTAGTGTCGTTCGATAATTTCCCGGCATCCCAAGGTTATTGCAGTGGAGGTGAACCGAGTGGGGAAGGTGCAGGTATTCGCAGGCTTTTATCGTGACATCAATGATCTGTCTGGGGGTAATATCCCAGTTTGGAACCACCTCATCAATTCCTGAAAGATCATCACCAAATCCCCAAGCTTCAGTTCCTCCCGGATTCGTTAATTTAATACCAAAACCCTTGACTGCAGAAAGTGTCCATCCGATAACAGCCGCCGCTTGTCTGATATCATTGTCACCCACTGCTTCAAAAAGACTCCAATTTCCATCAAAAAGAGTATTTGCAAGCATATCCTGCATGGGAGTTGCAGCAAACTCCTCATGGGTGTGGCGGGCTTCCATAGGTGCCATTGCCCCTTCAAGGAGCGTTGTGTACCCCATTTTGCTGTACCGGTAACTGTTCCCATACGTAGTCGGTACAGTATATCCTGATGTAGGATACATAGGCCCACGTCGTGGAGTTCTTCCGGCCCTCATATCTTCAGGGCTCATATATCTGCCAAAATTCACTTTTGTTCCACAAACATGGGTATGTGAATCAATTCCACCCGGAAGAGTGAGATTTTTTCCAGCGTCAATGACCTGACTGGTTCCAGAGACTTTGTCGACAATCCGGCCATCACGGATGGGAATATCCATAATATCCCCATGGATTCCCTGAAGAGGATCAATAACAAAGGCATTTTTTATCAGGAGCTCACGCATTTCCTTTCAACTCCTTAATTCTGCTATATATCTGTTCTAATAGGGAGGTATCGGTTGGATAGCCGTTGTCAAGGAATTTCCGGGTTCTGATTGGAATGCCATCCATACGGTATGCTGTTCCTTCTGCATCAATGCCATTGACTGCTGATGGTATCTGGAGGGTACAAAGGTGGGTTGTTGCACTTGGATATGGATCAAAGAGAATGGTGGGTATCTTTGCAAGATGTTCTGAACACACACGAGGAAAATGAGCACCAGGATCACTTGCCATAATCAGGGCTGCATCAGCTTCTCCACGAGCCAGGATATCCACCGCGGTTGTCTCACCAGGATTATAAAATGCGATTCCTCGTGAATAATCTACAGCAAATGGATACCCACTTATCCAGGTGAAGACTTCGTTTGATCCGTATACATTTGAATGTCCTCGCATCGGGGATATGGTCCATTTCGTATGACGATTTAATTCATCAACAAATTCGATTGCATTCCGAATATTTTTGTATTTACCCCCGGTCATCGTAACACCGACCCCAAAGAAAAGGGCCCCAAATTTTGCTTGTTTACAGATATCTGCAACCCTGATAAGCTGACTTTTTGGAACCCCTGCAACCATATCCGGGATAATGTCTGCTCTTCCCCTGATTATTGTTCGAAGAGCTGAAAGGACGTGATAATCACCACCCTGTTCTAACTGGACATACTCAGTTGCGATCTCTGCGGTTGCAGTTTTCCTGACATCAACTACGATAACCTTACGTTCACGAAATGCGTTATGAAAAAAATATGCATCTGCGTAATTTGTATACCTGCTTAGATGCCTCGGGTGGGCCTCGATTGGATTGGAACCCCAATAAATTATGGTATCCGCCCGGTTCTTTACCTGTCCGAGTGTGCATCCCGGATGACCTACTTCTTGAATCGCCAGAATAGAGGGTCCATGACACACTGATGTTGTACTATCAACGACACCTCCGATAAGTTCCGCCAGATGAGCACCGATTGCCTGAGTTTCTGTCACACATCCGGACCATCCATACAGAAGGGGGCGATCTGCTTCTGATAGTATTTGTACAGCGTAATCGATTGCTTCTTCATAGGAGACATCTATCCATTGATCCCCTTTTCGCATAATCGGCCCTTTTAGGCGGTTTCCTGCATCATCTAAAAATTTGTGGGCACCTAATGTACAGGCATTCTCAACGCCGGATATTTTTCTGTCGGTCAATTCTATGAGAATATCATCACAAAGACAACCACAATACGGGCAGACAACATGTCTTATATTATCTACCATATGGGACACCACCCAGTTTTCGCATTAGTTCACCAACACTTGGAATTTTGTCCCCGGTCCCCTCTATCTCTCCTTCTGCCTCTTTAAAATCAGGCATCCCTGTGCTATGAGTGGTTCCTCCGACAAGGTAATTTGCATATGGTCCGAGTGGTAGAAATCCGGTTCCTCTTTTTATAGTTTCATCAGAAATGGCCCGGAGTACAACTGATCCATCTGATACCGTAACCATGACCCGTTCACCATCATCGACCCCCATCTCCATCATATCAACAGGATTGAGTCGTATTGTGGATGCCTCCCGGTAATATTCTGATGAATTTTTCTGATCTACGTGAGAACCCTGCACAACAGTTCTGCCAGTATTTATTCGGATTTTCATGACTCCTCCTCAATCTGGAGAGGTTCAAGAACCCGTGCTACGAGAATTGATCGGGTAGGGCATTGCTCTTCACAGGTCTTGCATCCGGTACATTTGTCCTCATGAAACACCGTGTTGATCCCTTTGTATACCCTCATAATGACCTCATCTGAGGTGCTTGTCCCTTTGGCGGCAAGTTGGGGATCTATCTCTTTGTTGACCGGGCAAGCAACTGTGCAACTTCCACAACCCATGCAGGTAACCGGATTTACCGTGATGTGGAACTGGAACTGCATGTATGTGCCATCCTGAGCATTTTTTGTATGAACCCGTCCAGCATCAAGAACCAGTTCCGGGCAAATCTCAACACACAGGCCACACCTGATGCAATGCCCAAGGTGTATCACTGGTTTCCATTCTCCAGGCTTCTCAGTTCTGACAATTTCTATTGCTCCAGGAGCCGGGCACACCATCATACATTGAAAACAATGCGTACACTCTCTTCCAGTCAGATGGGGAAATTCCCTGAAATGGGGTGGAGTTGTCAGAGGGGCGGTTTTCGCGAGGAAAAATGTTTTAATCCACTCCGGCCTGGCCATATGTTGAATATATGATAGGATGGATCTCATGGGTTACCTCTCAGTACAGGCAATACACGGGTCAGAGCTGATATATGCCGCAGTGACATCTGCAACCGATGTTACACCCGGAATCATGTATCGTGCACATGCTTCGATGTTCATAATAGACGGGGTCTGGATAGATATCTCCTGGATTCTTCCATGGGTGTCTGATTTTACCCGGTAGGTTAGTTCTCCCCGGGGTGCTTCACCCTGATGAGTGGTCTCTCCTCTTCCAATAGTACCTCCTCCCCGTATTTTTCCCTCTGGCAGGGTACGGATAACTGATCTAATCAGATCCACACTCTGTAATATTTCCTGGAAACGAAGCATAACCCTGGCATAGTTATCCCCTTCAGTCCGTACGAGAGGCGAGAAGTTCAGTCTCTGGTATGTCGGATGATCTGACCTGCAGTCGGTTGTAATACCACAGGCCCGTGCAGTGGGCCCGACTGCGTGGATGAGCTCTGCCTGCTCCCGTGTCATCACTCCGATTCCCTTACTTCGAAGTCCGATAAGCGGTCCGGATTCAAACATATTCATGTACCGGCGGGTTTCACGCTCAACATCATCCATGGCGTTCATAATCCGCGTAAGGTCTTCACTATCAGGGTCAAACCGTACTCCTCCCGGAATGATATATGCACAGGTAACCCTGGCACCGGTAAGATATTCGAGCATGTCCATGACCGTTTCACGGATATTGAGGAGATACATCCCGATGGTCTCATGTTCGATGGTATAACAGTACGAGAAGTTTGCAATGAGGTGACTTTGCATCCGGTCTAGCTCATTTGCCAACACCCGGAGGTATGCTGCCCGATCTGGAACCATGACTCCTGATATCTTCTCCATCGTCTCGATAAACACAAAGTTATGGATGACTGAACAGATTCCACACACCCGTTCAGCAAGGAACATGACTTCCTGCCAGGGTCTGCCGACCATTATCCGTTCTATTCCTTTCTTCATGTATCCAAGCTCTACTTCTGCTGCAAGGATCTGTTCGCCGAATGTCTCACACTTTATCCGGCATGGTTCCTTGAAGATGGGATGTACTGGTCCGAGCGGAATTGATACATCAACTGTTTTTCTCATCTCCGGATCTCCCAGTCTTTGAAAATCAGAGGAGCTACTGATAGGATTGCCTGAATGATCTCTGTAGGTCGTGGAGGACAGCCGGGAACCTCTGCAGCAATCGGGATATAACTCTTAGCAGGAGCTTTTGTGAGTGTCTGTGGCCTTGAAAAGACACATCCCGATATCGGGCAGTTTCCAATGGACACCGCTACCTTGGGTTCAGGGATTTTATCCCATACCATTTTCAATTTGTCTTCCCACTGGGGCGTCACACCTCCGATAACCAGAAGTACATCCGCTTCACGGGGATTATTATGGACATAGATACCGTATTGTTCAAGATCATAACGGGGAGACAGACATGCCAGGACTTCGATATCACACCCATTACAAGAACCAGTATCTACATAACAGACATGAATGGATCGTTGTCTGACAGCATTTTTTACTGACTGAAGCAATGTCATGATGAAATCTCCCCAAATAGTAATCTTCGAAGGATTACCCGAACGTTTTCAGGATCATCGGGGTTATCTGTGACTTCCCTGAGTGATTTGTCCAAATCCGCCTGGGATATAACGGGGATAAATCTGGTAAAAAGATCATACCCGATTTCTCGTCTGACACCTTCATTTCGATCTACCTGATTCATCCAGCTGTCAAATCTTGCTCCAAGAGATTCAAGCATCATCATATCAAGGTTTTCTATAAGGAGCCGTCGCATCTTCATAGGAGGGATTTCAAGCAGATCTGCACAGGCTGTGATCACTTTTTTATGATATGGACTTTTGAGAATAGCATATTTCATCTCATACAGGTCACGTTCGTATACTTCTGTCATACCAGTCCTCCGGATTTTAAAATCGCGTACAGCCCGAAAAGGAGAATACATATCCATATTGCGATCATTTCACCCGTATGAAGCATGTGATCTTCCTTTGTATATGGGAGAACTGCAAGAAAAGCCAGAAGGGCAATTCCAATAATTGCCTGCCACAAAACATGCCCCTGAATGAGTTCCATGGCAAATAGCAATCCATAAACAATTGCTCCTCCCAGGAGGGTTATCTGAATCCGGTTCATCCCATCACTCCTGTGAATATGATGTATATTGCAAGAATTCCTGTAATGACTGTTTGCAGGGCTACGGCATCAAATGGTGAGAGCATGGGAGTAAAAGCACAAACGAATGAGAGGGAGACAAGGAGAACCAGCATTGCGAGCAGCATCA comes from Methanospirillum hungatei and encodes:
- a CDS encoding glycosyltransferase; amino-acid sequence: MNDLLLSEFQKADLFVLNSNLETFGCVVIEAISCGCPVISTRCGGPEDIITEENGILVDVGNDDQLCNAMNYCLDNLSSYEPQKMHEYVNKKYGFDSIGVQFRDVYNEALQTKT
- a CDS encoding glycosyltransferase family 2 protein, producing MDPLVSMVMPVYNGEKFVVETINSILNQSYSNFEFIIVDDGSTDSTYALISSISDSRIKIIKNEENKGIAYSFNVGIANSKGKYIAHIGADDLAHNDRFKYQVDFLENNPMVGICGTQATFFGIKKGVSNMPLTHDEIASSIIFRSPMIHATIMGRSEIFRENQYFSTPTGEDWNLWYRLIPKTKFANLKQNLGSIRYHYESTTQKNLSKGLIVEREWRKKMLSDLGIKLKNNHETIFIECFSKCNFHRYYIFPFFSLTYIAIILIQGNFMKKIYPKRGFAITMMKRLGRCLIEWVRYIGGFFKKGLSHVDSV
- a CDS encoding ABC transporter ATP-binding protein, which encodes MVTLKEYIHQLHFFVQGYEYYLIFLFTIAVIIGIIDAASIALFYPMISEGFNIQADKIPLYSIIESVSSLIPIGSTFVHIGLLFVILTATSLCLQLGYWKIAFIFQREIIIKTKTAIFSKIESNDYKFFVDSKQGDLINLFNQSPLYVQNSYDRLLSLCADLMTSFIVIVMLFVISPGGLLLVIIGGGIFYLIINSIGKNISEKLGNLQIASGQSENKVINEYISGIKPIKATHASEHWKEQYIHALKVYWDRFAEFMFIQRIPIIAINSLFYITIGVIVLLLYMFYADNFILVIPVLGTFAAGMMKILPKAMNMGTYKLELKNYLPHLMKVYGTLQEERYQKILNGSITCNEIESDIVFENVNFSYGHAKILTDVSIQIRRGEMTALVGSSGSGKSTIVNLMLRLYDPSSGKIILNGRDLKEYDINSYRDIIGYVSQDPFIFNATIRENIFFGHDYSETELIEASKLAHAHEFIMNFPDGFDTIVGDQGVTLSGGEKQRIVIARAMIRRPDLLILDEATSALDNISEAAVQEAIDQVSKECTTLVIAHRLTTIRNADKIIVIEKGKIVEEGSHDELLEIEGKYWKMYRSIQLSEKNEYFNSDYPSN
- a CDS encoding formylmethanofuran dehydrogenase subunit C, with translation MMQVTLTMKSRAKPFIPIEAEMIIPMNFIGNRELFVWEGNKKRRLEDIFTVRKEGNVNSPENIVVVLRGDTSRVKRVGEYMSSGTITIEGDIGMHCGNFMRGGNIAIHGNADGWLGREMRAGSIVCHGNAGDYCGSGYRGEKRGMRGGKIEVFGNAGDYLGEYLTGGEIHVHGNAGMFAGAEMRGGSLIIDGDVWIPGANMAKGTLVIRGRVYNMLPSFEKIEEKEGMMIYHGDVANKGKGEMIIEMSTEDST
- a CDS encoding formylmethanofuran dehydrogenase subunit A, encoding MRELLIKNAFVIDPLQGIHGDIMDIPIRDGRIVDKVSGTSQVIDAGKNLTLPGGIDSHTHVCGTKVNFGRYMSPEDMRAGRTPRRGPMYPTSGYTVPTTYGNSYRYSKMGYTTLLEGAMAPMEARHTHEEFAATPMQDMLANTLFDGNWSLFEAVGDNDIRQAAAVIGWTLSAVKGFGIKLTNPGGTEAWGFGDDLSGIDEVVPNWDITPRQIIDVTIKACEYLHLPHSVHLHCNNLGMPGNYRTTLQTLDIPSDLNSDRQTLYLTHVQFHSYGGNTWGDIRSEAEKIAGSVNIKPQVVIDMGQVMFGRTMTMTADGPMEFRLYTLHRNKWSNHDVELETGSGVIPVYYSRKSLVNSIMWAIGLELALLIKNPWQCMLTTDNPNGAPFVKYPEIIGLLMSNKYREKELGQVHKLTTERTSLGTIDRELSYEDIAVMTRSGQAKALGLIEQGKGHFREGSLADIAIYPLKPDQTDPSLQYEEVIGAFQQTLYTLKDGIVVSKDGEVIRGVANRTFWVHSDLPDDMDIMKSPRFVEKFSRFYSVDLENYLVQDEYVKRGVAIKTGVDK